A portion of the Candidatus Pristimantibacillus lignocellulolyticus genome contains these proteins:
- a CDS encoding damage-inducible protein DinB — protein sequence MKTIQHMFEHLYWANQRILETLQNCEADEQQIRLFLHILCAEQVWITRLHGMDSSQLPIWSDGNLTDCINLSQQNVENYTMYLNQLEHTDLDNIIQYSNSKGEQFNSSIREILTHVALHGQYHRGQINMRLRQAGIEPVSTDYIVYVR from the coding sequence TTGAAAACAATACAACATATGTTCGAACACTTATATTGGGCAAATCAACGTATTTTAGAAACCTTACAAAACTGTGAAGCAGATGAGCAACAGATACGTTTATTTCTACATATCCTATGTGCAGAACAAGTATGGATAACTAGATTACATGGAATGGATAGTTCTCAACTACCAATATGGTCAGACGGTAATCTCACAGACTGTATAAATCTTAGTCAACAAAATGTAGAGAACTACACCATGTATCTCAATCAATTAGAACATACAGATCTAGATAACATCATCCAATATTCCAATAGTAAAGGGGAACAGTTTAACAGTTCTATCCGAGAAATTTTAACTCATGTAGCTCTTCATGGACAATATCATCGAGGACAAATTAATATGCGGCTCAGGCAAGCTGGAATTGAACCCGTTAGTACCGATTATATTGTTTATGTTCGATAG
- a CDS encoding MFS transporter: MKEHYSIYSFARKVGMGLGAAVASYSLGWVGFVSGAKSQTAEVTNGVLKMYTGMPILAFALIIIGVGFIYNLNAKKTNEMYAVLKERRAAQSHEAKV; the protein is encoded by the coding sequence ATGAAGGAACACTATTCTATATATTCCTTTGCACGTAAAGTAGGAATGGGTTTAGGTGCTGCTGTTGCTAGTTACTCCTTAGGTTGGGTAGGTTTTGTCTCTGGTGCAAAATCACAAACAGCAGAAGTGACAAATGGTGTATTGAAAATGTATACAGGTATGCCGATTCTTGCATTTGCTCTTATTATTATTGGTGTAGGTTTCATCTACAATCTGAATGCGAAGAAAACAAATGAAATGTATGCAGTATTAAAAGAAAGAAGAGCAGCTCAATCTCATGAAGCGAAAGTATGA
- a CDS encoding ABC transporter permease, whose protein sequence is MSSTSIKSIAERQLRNHTSFSQSVRNSLTMAYRGLLKIRRTPEQLFDVTLQPILFTLMFTYIFGGAISGDVLSYLPIIIPGILVQTVITTSIVTGVQLREDMDKGVFDRFKSLPIARIAPLAGALLADTIRYTIATILTFTMGYVMGYRPEGGFGYVVIAGLLVIVCAWAISWIFAFFGVIARTASSVQGISMIVLFPLTFLSNAFVPADTLPNILQWFVKINPISHLVTAVRELANSGTIGVDLYISLIGAAVIVAIFAPITVRAYMRRT, encoded by the coding sequence ATGAGTAGTACTTCTATTAAGTCGATTGCGGAACGCCAACTGCGTAACCATACGAGCTTTAGCCAATCTGTACGCAACTCGTTAACGATGGCTTATCGAGGCCTGCTCAAAATTCGACGTACGCCTGAGCAGTTGTTTGATGTCACGCTCCAGCCGATTCTGTTCACGCTAATGTTTACTTATATTTTTGGAGGAGCGATCTCCGGTGATGTACTTAGTTATTTGCCGATCATTATTCCAGGAATTCTTGTACAGACTGTAATTACAACTTCCATTGTTACCGGTGTCCAGTTACGTGAAGATATGGATAAAGGTGTATTCGACCGATTCAAGTCACTGCCTATTGCCCGGATTGCACCACTCGCAGGGGCACTGCTCGCAGATACAATCCGTTATACAATTGCAACAATACTCACATTCACGATGGGATATGTAATGGGATATCGTCCTGAGGGTGGCTTTGGTTACGTCGTTATTGCTGGACTTCTAGTTATTGTATGTGCTTGGGCTATTAGCTGGATTTTTGCCTTCTTCGGTGTTATTGCACGTACCGCTTCAAGCGTACAAGGAATTTCGATGATTGTGTTGTTTCCTCTTACGTTTCTATCTAATGCTTTTGTTCCCGCGGATACATTGCCGAATATTCTTCAATGGTTCGTGAAAATCAACCCAATTTCTCATCTTGTCACTGCTGTGAGGGAACTTGCTAACTCTGGCACGATAGGTGTTGACTTATATATTTCACTTATCGGCGCTGCTGTCATTGTAGCGATCTTTGCTCCAATTACAGTACGTGCATATATGCGCAGGACGTAG
- a CDS encoding AraC family transcriptional regulator yields MAENFQTETDNLHRPTPEYIESVHKLREKLLHAIQIGDKDLMREYEIDSNQLFGEVQLNILNRVPNDKVRSYKNILLSHNTLYSYSAERGGLSAWQCHFISEKYAIMIEHTATMSELDKIHSNMLREYCDPTIRKSTSENLTIVEKAEKYIEMNFSEDISMEEMARKLHVHPSHLMRSFKKEKGTTISYYRNLRRIQEAKELILFSNLTMTEIAIIIGFSNSQYFSKFFKEVEGVTPLEFKKMKK; encoded by the coding sequence ATGGCGGAAAATTTTCAAACCGAAACTGACAATTTACATAGACCAACACCTGAATATATTGAGAGCGTCCATAAATTAAGAGAAAAACTTTTGCATGCTATACAAATTGGTGATAAAGATTTAATGAGAGAATATGAGATTGATTCCAATCAATTATTTGGAGAGGTACAATTAAATATTCTGAATCGAGTTCCTAATGATAAGGTTCGATCCTATAAAAATATACTACTATCGCACAACACCCTCTATAGCTATTCAGCTGAAAGAGGGGGATTAAGTGCATGGCAATGCCATTTTATATCAGAAAAGTATGCCATCATGATCGAACATACAGCAACGATGTCTGAACTAGATAAGATCCATTCAAATATGCTTAGGGAGTATTGTGACCCAACGATTCGTAAATCTACAAGTGAAAACTTAACGATTGTAGAGAAAGCAGAGAAATATATAGAAATGAACTTTTCGGAGGATATTTCAATGGAGGAGATGGCAAGGAAATTACATGTTCATCCTTCACATCTCATGCGATCATTTAAGAAAGAAAAAGGAACAACTATTAGTTATTATCGTAATTTGAGAAGAATACAAGAAGCAAAGGAACTTATTCTTTTCTCTAATCTAACAATGACCGAAATTGCGATTATCATTGGTTTTAGTAACTCTCAGTATTTTTCGAAATTTTTTAAAGAAGTTGAAGGAGTAACACCACTAGAATTTAAGAAAATGAAGAAATGA
- a CDS encoding creatininase family protein encodes MRTRFLSKMTNGEVEQYLDRNDIIYIPVGVTETHGALPLDAETVLAEAIALKMAEASDGLVLHNLPYFFAGGTIIGRGTIQMSIKDGMAYLDKIAKSLLNQGFRRQVYVTSHGPAHMTLSGMVRDFFDETKVPILYIDMLKAAEAANCNLMESFHDISIGAYKVLGRLEDVPLNVPESHSVTYDVGHMIAGMDKNPGNALGKFAYQSAAVGSYFNEPSDHMVTPLLKTADEREVYADVGIKVIDELIEALDMPTIVATLRQADVYTKDVILPRYGTHLPR; translated from the coding sequence ATGCGTACAAGATTTCTTTCAAAAATGACAAACGGTGAAGTCGAACAATATTTAGATCGTAATGATATTATTTATATTCCAGTCGGAGTAACCGAAACACATGGTGCCTTACCGCTAGACGCTGAAACTGTTTTAGCGGAAGCTATTGCTTTGAAAATGGCTGAAGCATCAGATGGACTTGTTTTGCACAACTTGCCTTATTTCTTCGCAGGTGGAACGATTATCGGTCGCGGTACGATTCAAATGAGTATAAAAGATGGTATGGCTTATTTAGACAAGATTGCAAAGTCGTTATTAAATCAAGGATTTAGACGACAAGTTTATGTTACTAGTCATGGTCCAGCTCATATGACATTAAGCGGTATGGTACGTGATTTCTTTGACGAGACGAAAGTGCCCATTCTATATATCGATATGTTGAAAGCAGCAGAAGCAGCCAACTGCAATTTGATGGAGTCATTCCATGATATAAGTATTGGTGCTTATAAAGTTTTGGGTAGATTAGAAGATGTTCCATTGAACGTTCCAGAATCACATTCTGTTACTTATGATGTTGGGCATATGATAGCGGGGATGGATAAAAATCCTGGTAATGCATTAGGTAAATTCGCGTATCAATCAGCTGCGGTAGGATCTTACTTTAATGAACCATCCGATCATATGGTAACACCGCTCTTGAAAACAGCGGACGAAAGAGAAGTATATGCAGATGTGGGTATTAAAGTAATAGATGAACTTATAGAGGCACTAGATATGCCAACGATCGTAGCAACACTACGCCAAGCGGATGTTTATACTAAAGATGTTATTCTCCCTAGATACGGCACTCATTTGCCACGCTAA
- a CDS encoding NAD(P)-dependent oxidoreductase, whose product MTNQAKKVVVTGGSGMLGRWVVKHLVEHGYNVLNVDTRQPEEAICPTLIVDLEDLGQTYGALADAYAVIHMAAIPRAGMLPPEVTFRNNVMSTYNVLEAASGLGIKKVVVASSESSYGICFAVHPFGPQYVPMDEEHPQLPQDSYGLSKVVGELTADMFHRRSGIQVVSLRLGNVIPPEWYEQFPSWINNPEERERILWSYIDTRDAAEACRLAIEAEGLGSVALNLGSNETSMDVPSRELMAARYPEVTDFRAPLEGHEALLNSEKAMKLLGWEPKYKWREQLGK is encoded by the coding sequence ATGACTAATCAAGCTAAGAAAGTAGTTGTAACTGGTGGAAGTGGTATGTTGGGCCGATGGGTAGTTAAACATTTGGTGGAACATGGATATAATGTGCTGAACGTCGATACACGTCAACCGGAGGAGGCAATATGCCCTACGCTAATCGTCGATCTTGAAGATTTAGGTCAAACATACGGTGCACTTGCTGATGCTTATGCTGTTATTCATATGGCGGCAATTCCAAGAGCTGGAATGTTGCCACCAGAGGTGACATTCCGTAATAACGTAATGTCTACTTACAATGTTTTGGAAGCGGCTTCAGGACTAGGCATTAAGAAAGTCGTAGTTGCTTCTAGTGAATCTTCGTACGGCATTTGTTTCGCTGTTCATCCGTTTGGTCCTCAATATGTACCAATGGATGAAGAACATCCACAGCTGCCACAGGATAGCTACGGTTTATCCAAGGTTGTAGGTGAATTAACTGCAGATATGTTCCACCGAAGATCGGGTATACAAGTCGTTTCACTTCGCCTAGGAAATGTCATTCCACCAGAATGGTACGAACAGTTCCCATCATGGATTAATAATCCCGAGGAACGCGAACGAATTTTGTGGAGTTATATCGATACTCGTGATGCTGCAGAAGCTTGTCGTCTAGCAATAGAAGCAGAAGGACTTGGTTCTGTAGCGCTTAATCTCGGATCGAATGAGACGAGTATGGATGTACCAAGCCGTGAGCTAATGGCTGCACGTTATCCTGAGGTAACTGACTTCCGTGCTCCACTTGAAGGACATGAAGCGTTACTTAACAGTGAGAAAGCAATGAAGTTACTTGGCTGGGAGCCGAAATACAAGTGGCGTGAGCAGCTTGGAAAGTAA
- the rnz gene encoding ribonuclease Z, producing MELYFLGTSAGMPIRGRNVTSIALRVSQYNGSFWMFDCGEGTQHQLLHTSLKLSRLNKLFITHLHGDHVYGLPGLLSSRSSLGGTDALHIYGPQGLHELLETNLRLTETHLNYPLHIVEINEGMLFEDDEVMVEAAKLDHRIDCFGYRIMEHERKGALNASWLAEMGVPAGPAYGQLKAGNDITLEDGRVIRSADAVGKPLPGHIITILGDTRPCDNAVKLGEDADVLIHEATFAHDLAEKAYEYGHSTALQAAEIAYAAKAKKLFITHFSSRYQLEDLAHLEMEARSIFSNTEAAIELRPYTILL from the coding sequence ATGGAACTTTACTTTCTCGGTACAAGTGCTGGTATGCCGATTCGTGGGAGGAATGTGACCTCTATAGCGCTGCGAGTATCCCAGTATAACGGCTCGTTTTGGATGTTCGACTGCGGAGAGGGCACCCAGCATCAACTGTTACATACTTCCTTAAAGCTTTCCCGTCTGAATAAGTTGTTCATTACTCATTTGCATGGCGATCATGTCTATGGTCTTCCAGGTTTATTAAGTAGCCGCTCATCGCTCGGCGGTACAGATGCTTTACACATTTACGGACCGCAGGGATTACATGAACTACTGGAGACAAATTTGCGGTTAACTGAAACTCACTTGAACTATCCATTGCACATCGTGGAAATTAATGAAGGAATGTTATTCGAGGACGATGAAGTGATGGTGGAGGCGGCGAAACTGGATCATCGTATAGATTGTTTTGGATATCGAATTATGGAACATGAGCGTAAGGGAGCACTTAATGCTAGTTGGCTTGCTGAGATGGGAGTTCCAGCAGGTCCTGCCTATGGTCAATTAAAAGCTGGTAACGATATTACTTTAGAGGACGGTCGTGTCATTCGTTCCGCAGATGCCGTTGGCAAGCCATTGCCTGGACACATCATTACGATACTTGGCGATACAAGACCATGTGATAATGCAGTGAAGCTCGGTGAGGATGCAGATGTTCTTATTCACGAGGCAACATTTGCTCATGATTTGGCAGAGAAGGCATATGAGTACGGACATTCCACTGCTCTACAAGCGGCAGAAATTGCGTATGCTGCAAAAGCAAAGAAACTATTTATTACTCACTTTAGCTCCAGGTATCAGCTAGAGGATTTAGCCCATCTAGAGATGGAAGCGAGAAGTATATTTAGTAACACGGAAGCAGCGATAGAGCTGAGGCCATATACGATACTGCTGTAA
- a CDS encoding sulfurtransferase TusA family protein, with protein MKKTLEVLGLVCPFPLIEAKEAIKELSSGDELEVQFDCTQGTESIPRWAAEEGHDVIAYEQLGEASWTITVKKK; from the coding sequence ATGAAAAAAACATTAGAAGTGTTAGGGCTAGTATGTCCATTCCCGTTAATTGAAGCTAAAGAAGCTATTAAAGAATTAAGCTCAGGTGATGAATTAGAAGTACAATTCGACTGTACGCAAGGTACAGAATCAATTCCCCGTTGGGCGGCAGAAGAAGGTCACGATGTTATTGCATATGAGCAGTTAGGCGAAGCCTCTTGGACGATTACAGTAAAGAAAAAATAA
- a CDS encoding ATP-binding protein — MFETLLLNFLFLLIPVLIFLIFFENSAYSYNRIIIVLLSAVAMSLCIAKPFKLDIGYIFDLRYIPFIIVALFGGYKNVLPLYLILNVHRFYVGGEGNIKSLLFSTIIFILIPLFSEKFLKLQSKGRIIAATVCSFLTMGFYLITLSFAHGAVSHQFWVLTVNAFMTHVGVMIVIMILIEKIIANIKNRDRIIQSERLNVVSELAASVSHEIRNPLTVTSGFLQLLKKSKSITEEEKSYVDLSLQELQRAEKIVSDYLLFAKPQSENMVYSNMSEESQYTKNIIMPYASIHKVEVEFSFNNSLNKSYDRNQIQQCLINLYKNGIEAMKENDGGKLSIDISERKQNIIISIRDTGIGMSKEEISRLGRPYYSTKEEGTGLGMLMVYSTINKVKGNIEVDSEKGKGTTFLITIPT; from the coding sequence TTGTTTGAAACCTTACTGTTGAACTTCTTATTCTTGCTAATCCCAGTATTAATATTTTTAATTTTCTTTGAGAATAGTGCTTATTCATATAATAGAATAATTATTGTCTTGCTATCGGCAGTCGCGATGAGTCTATGTATTGCCAAGCCATTTAAACTCGATATTGGATATATTTTTGATCTGAGATACATTCCGTTTATTATCGTAGCTCTTTTTGGAGGTTATAAAAATGTTCTACCGTTATACTTAATCTTAAATGTGCACCGCTTCTATGTAGGTGGAGAAGGTAATATTAAGTCTTTACTTTTCTCAACAATCATTTTTATATTGATACCACTTTTTAGTGAGAAATTCTTGAAACTACAATCGAAAGGTCGAATTATAGCGGCAACTGTATGTTCTTTTCTCACTATGGGTTTTTATCTAATTACTTTAAGTTTTGCTCATGGGGCAGTAAGTCATCAATTCTGGGTGCTCACCGTAAATGCCTTTATGACACATGTGGGAGTAATGATAGTCATAATGATATTAATAGAAAAAATTATCGCTAACATTAAGAACCGTGATCGAATTATTCAATCGGAAAGATTAAATGTGGTGAGTGAATTAGCGGCTAGTGTATCACATGAGATAAGAAATCCACTTACGGTGACGAGTGGTTTTCTCCAATTATTGAAAAAGTCTAAGTCAATTACCGAGGAAGAGAAATCGTATGTAGATCTATCTCTACAAGAATTACAACGAGCAGAAAAAATCGTTAGCGATTATCTCTTATTTGCCAAGCCACAATCTGAAAATATGGTATATTCAAATATGAGTGAAGAATCACAATATACAAAAAATATTATTATGCCATATGCTTCCATACATAAAGTAGAGGTTGAGTTTAGTTTTAATAACTCTCTTAACAAAAGTTATGATCGTAATCAAATCCAACAATGTCTAATTAATTTATACAAAAACGGTATTGAAGCAATGAAAGAAAATGATGGTGGTAAGCTGAGTATCGATATATCAGAAAGAAAGCAAAATATTATCATTAGTATTCGTGATACAGGAATTGGAATGTCGAAGGAAGAAATCTCACGACTAGGAAGACCGTATTATTCTACGAAAGAAGAAGGAACGGGTCTTGGCATGCTTATGGTCTACAGTACCATCAATAAAGTCAAAGGGAACATTGAAGTTGATAGTGAGAAAGGAAAAGGTACAACCTTCCTTATAACTATTCCTACGTAA
- a CDS encoding ATP-binding cassette domain-containing protein, whose translation MSNVITSQVIRNNGEWAVEASGLVKTFGDNRAVDGVDLNVRAGTIYGVLGPNGAGKTTTISMLATLLRADAGSARIFGYDVVKESNIVRQLIGVTGQYASVDESLSATENLIIFSRLLGLGRAEAKRKAAELLEEFSLTEAAKRPLKNFSGGMRRRLDLAASLIAQPPLIFLDEPTTGLDPRTRNQMWDTIRRLVQTGSTVLLTTQYLQEADELADRIAVIDHGRVVAEGTVNELKASVGTSSLHLSIQHSHDMLETRRIVEKVLNARSTVSSEIGKITAPMADADRVTDLLIALREAGIQLAELSVQKPTLDEVFLTITGNDVTQEVSSTSNESEKVLEVSI comes from the coding sequence ATGAGTAATGTAATTACAAGCCAAGTCATTCGAAATAATGGGGAGTGGGCAGTTGAAGCGAGCGGACTCGTCAAAACTTTTGGTGATAATCGTGCGGTTGATGGTGTGGATTTGAATGTACGTGCTGGTACAATCTACGGTGTACTTGGTCCCAACGGAGCGGGAAAGACGACTACGATTAGCATGCTAGCTACGTTACTACGAGCGGATGCAGGGTCAGCACGTATCTTCGGATACGATGTAGTGAAAGAGTCAAATATTGTACGTCAATTGATTGGAGTAACTGGTCAATATGCCTCAGTCGATGAGTCACTTAGCGCTACCGAAAATTTGATTATATTTTCAAGATTGTTAGGACTGGGGCGAGCAGAAGCAAAGCGTAAGGCAGCGGAATTGTTGGAAGAATTTAGTTTAACGGAAGCAGCGAAACGACCGTTGAAAAATTTCTCAGGTGGTATGCGTCGCCGTCTAGATCTAGCGGCAAGTCTTATTGCACAGCCTCCACTAATCTTCTTGGATGAGCCAACTACTGGTCTAGATCCGCGAACACGTAATCAAATGTGGGATACGATCCGCCGGTTGGTGCAGACCGGTTCAACTGTACTCTTAACAACACAGTACCTCCAAGAGGCAGATGAATTAGCCGACCGGATCGCAGTAATCGATCATGGCCGAGTTGTCGCAGAAGGTACGGTGAACGAACTGAAAGCTTCAGTTGGTACATCATCATTGCATCTAAGTATTCAGCATTCACATGATATGCTAGAAACTCGTCGTATTGTTGAAAAAGTACTTAACGCTAGGTCAACAGTTTCGTCAGAAATAGGGAAAATTACGGCTCCAATGGCGGATGCTGACCGAGTCACTGATCTGCTAATTGCTCTTCGAGAAGCGGGAATTCAGCTTGCTGAGTTAAGTGTACAGAAACCAACTTTAGATGAGGTGTTTCTAACTATTACTGGCAATGATGTTACGCAGGAAGTATCATCAACGTCTAACGAGTCAGAAAAAGTGTTGGAGGTGAGCATATGA
- a CDS encoding oxalate decarboxylase family bicupin produces MENEKRNGDIPQPIRNDGAGWWDLGPRDIMRDLENPDMLVSPVTDAGSLPNLKFSFSDTNMQLNHGGWSREVTVRQLPIATTIAGVNMALTPGGVRELHWHQQAEWAIMLVGRARITSVDQNGRNFIADIGVGDLWYFPPGLPHSIQGLEEGSEFLLVFPDGSFSDLNTLSISDWFAHTPKDVLSANFGVPTNVFAEIPTHQLYIFQSNVPGPLESQQVADPQGTVPTTFTHRLLAQEPIVTPGGSTVRIVDSTNFPISTQIAASLLEIKPGAMREMHWHPNNDEWQYYISGTARMTVMAPNSTARTFNYRAGDVGYVPRAFGHYIQNTGNKSVWVLEIFKSDRFEDISLNQWMALTPHHIVQENLHVGPELINALTKKKQFIVKKPGFSYYPRTDK; encoded by the coding sequence TTGGAAAACGAAAAACGGAATGGAGATATACCACAACCGATAAGAAATGATGGAGCTGGTTGGTGGGATTTAGGACCTCGGGATATTATGCGCGATCTTGAGAACCCTGACATGCTAGTTTCGCCTGTTACCGATGCCGGATCACTTCCTAACCTAAAGTTCTCTTTCTCCGATACTAATATGCAATTAAATCACGGTGGATGGTCACGAGAAGTGACCGTTAGACAACTTCCGATTGCGACAACGATTGCTGGGGTGAATATGGCTCTAACTCCGGGTGGTGTGCGAGAGTTACATTGGCATCAGCAAGCGGAATGGGCGATTATGCTTGTGGGTCGAGCACGAATTACATCAGTAGATCAGAATGGGAGGAACTTCATTGCTGACATAGGTGTGGGGGATCTTTGGTACTTCCCTCCCGGACTTCCTCATTCTATTCAAGGACTTGAGGAAGGCAGTGAGTTTTTGCTTGTCTTCCCTGATGGTAGCTTCTCTGACCTCAATACTTTAAGTATTTCTGATTGGTTTGCTCATACGCCAAAGGACGTCCTATCGGCAAATTTTGGTGTTCCAACAAATGTTTTTGCCGAAATCCCAACCCATCAGTTATATATTTTTCAATCGAACGTTCCTGGCCCACTGGAAAGTCAGCAAGTAGCAGACCCACAAGGTACAGTACCAACCACATTTACACATCGACTACTTGCACAAGAGCCAATTGTAACTCCTGGCGGGAGTACAGTACGTATTGTGGATTCAACGAACTTTCCTATTTCGACTCAAATTGCCGCATCATTACTGGAGATCAAACCTGGCGCAATGAGAGAAATGCACTGGCATCCAAACAATGATGAATGGCAATATTATATTTCAGGTACAGCGAGAATGACGGTTATGGCACCTAATAGTACTGCTCGCACGTTCAATTATCGTGCTGGGGATGTTGGTTATGTACCGCGTGCTTTCGGACATTACATTCAAAACACGGGTAATAAGAGTGTGTGGGTTTTAGAAATATTTAAGAGTGATCGCTTTGAAGATATTTCACTTAATCAGTGGATGGCACTAACACCTCATCACATCGTTCAAGAGAACTTACACGTAGGACCAGAATTAATAAACGCTTTAACAAAGAAAAAGCAATTTATAGTAAAAAAACCTGGCTTTTCTTATTATCCGAGAACTGATAAGTAA
- a CDS encoding MFS transporter yields the protein MKKFGVKDQVGYALGDIGGSFVNLYIGSFFLIFCTYVLDVSPYFMGTLFLLAKVFDAVCNIIMGTIPDRWKLGKSGDKFLPYITISKWILAASCLLSFADVSSWGSTATHIWVVFVYLFFCVAYTADSIPYGSLASVITNDPVERTKLSCARAIGGMVVGLGFLSFVPMFIYDDSGAVVPKAFFQIAIVFSILSVLAYTGLVRLTTERIRDDKPKGAKSDYSFKDAFKIAITNRPLIGMMVASIGSLLMINGVSQLAAIVFAERYHMPGAFTINSFFSIAVTLLLFTIIPKLVARFNKRNLVIATSIFSFAASILLTIVTFENVYVFMVLYNLSTIGNSVFVMVVWALVTDCIDYAELQTGKHYEGTLFYIFLCT from the coding sequence ATGAAGAAGTTTGGAGTAAAGGATCAAGTAGGATACGCATTAGGAGATATCGGTGGTAGTTTCGTTAACTTATATATCGGTTCATTTTTCTTAATCTTCTGTACCTATGTATTAGATGTAAGCCCTTACTTTATGGGGACGTTGTTTTTATTAGCTAAAGTGTTCGATGCAGTTTGCAATATTATTATGGGTACGATTCCAGATCGATGGAAACTCGGAAAATCTGGAGATAAATTTCTACCGTATATTACTATTTCCAAATGGATATTAGCAGCGTCTTGTTTATTATCTTTTGCTGATGTATCTAGCTGGGGATCTACAGCAACTCATATATGGGTAGTATTCGTCTATTTATTCTTCTGCGTTGCTTACACAGCGGACTCAATTCCTTACGGTTCTCTTGCATCAGTAATTACGAATGATCCTGTGGAACGCACGAAATTATCTTGTGCACGTGCTATTGGTGGCATGGTTGTTGGACTTGGCTTCTTATCTTTTGTACCAATGTTTATCTATGATGATTCTGGTGCAGTAGTTCCGAAGGCGTTTTTCCAAATTGCAATTGTATTTAGTATTTTGTCTGTATTAGCGTATACAGGACTTGTACGACTAACAACTGAACGTATTCGTGATGATAAACCAAAGGGTGCTAAATCTGATTACAGTTTCAAAGATGCATTTAAGATCGCAATTACGAATAGACCACTAATTGGAATGATGGTTGCATCCATCGGTTCACTTCTTATGATTAATGGCGTAAGCCAATTAGCTGCAATTGTTTTTGCAGAGCGTTATCATATGCCAGGAGCTTTTACGATTAATTCATTTTTTAGTATTGCTGTTACACTTCTACTGTTCACCATTATTCCTAAGTTGGTCGCACGTTTTAATAAACGTAACTTGGTTATTGCTACTTCTATTTTCAGTTTCGCGGCATCCATTTTACTAACGATCGTTACTTTTGAAAATGTATATGTATTTATGGTGTTATATAATTTGTCTACAATCGGTAACTCTGTGTTCGTTATGGTTGTCTGGGCTCTAGTAACAGATTGTATTGATTATGCTGAACTTCAAACTGGTAAGCATTATGAAGGAACACTATTCTATATATTCCTTTGCACGTAA